One Nonomuraea angiospora DNA segment encodes these proteins:
- the moeZ gene encoding adenylyltransferase/sulfurtransferase MoeZ, with the protein MSLPPLVEPAAELSVDEVRRYSRHLIIPDVGMAGQKRLKNAKVLCVGAGGLGSPALMYLAAAGVGTLGIIDFDVVDESNLQRQIIHGQSDVGRLKAESAAASVREINPLVDVVIHNTALTTENVMEIFSGYDLIVDGTDNFATRYMVNDAAVLLGKPYVWGSIYRFDGQASVFWAEHGPCYRCLYPEPPPPGMVPSCAEGGVLGVLCASIGSIQVNEAIKLLTGIGDPLVGRLMIYDALEMKYRDVKVRKDPECVLCGKNPTVTQLLDDYEAFCGAISDEAAEAASGSTITAMELKGMQDRGENIFLVDVREPNEYEIVSIPGATLIPKGEFLNGSALEKLPQDKRIVLHCKSGARSAEALAVVKNAGFADAVHVGGGVLSWVKTVDPSLPSY; encoded by the coding sequence GTGTCGTTGCCACCGCTGGTCGAGCCGGCCGCAGAGCTGTCCGTCGACGAAGTGCGCCGCTACTCGCGCCACCTGATCATCCCCGATGTGGGCATGGCGGGGCAGAAGCGGCTGAAGAACGCCAAGGTGCTGTGTGTGGGCGCCGGGGGCCTGGGCTCGCCCGCGCTGATGTACCTCGCGGCGGCGGGCGTCGGCACCCTCGGCATCATCGACTTCGACGTGGTCGATGAGTCCAACCTGCAGCGCCAGATCATCCACGGCCAGTCCGACGTGGGCAGGCTGAAGGCCGAGAGCGCCGCGGCGTCAGTCCGCGAGATCAACCCCCTGGTCGACGTCGTCATCCACAACACGGCGCTGACCACCGAGAACGTCATGGAGATCTTCTCCGGCTACGACCTCATCGTCGACGGCACCGACAACTTCGCCACCCGCTACATGGTGAACGACGCCGCGGTGCTGCTCGGCAAGCCGTACGTCTGGGGCTCGATCTACCGGTTCGACGGCCAGGCCAGCGTGTTCTGGGCCGAGCACGGGCCCTGCTACCGCTGCCTCTACCCGGAGCCCCCGCCTCCCGGCATGGTGCCGTCGTGCGCCGAGGGCGGCGTGCTCGGCGTGCTGTGCGCGTCGATCGGCTCCATCCAGGTCAACGAGGCCATCAAGCTGCTGACGGGCATCGGCGACCCGCTGGTCGGGCGGCTGATGATCTACGACGCCCTGGAGATGAAGTACCGCGACGTCAAGGTCCGCAAGGATCCCGAGTGCGTCCTGTGCGGCAAGAACCCGACGGTCACGCAGCTCCTCGACGACTACGAGGCCTTCTGCGGCGCGATCTCGGACGAGGCCGCCGAGGCCGCCAGCGGTTCCACGATCACCGCGATGGAGCTCAAGGGCATGCAGGACCGCGGCGAGAACATCTTCCTCGTCGACGTCCGCGAGCCCAACGAGTACGAGATCGTCTCGATCCCCGGCGCCACGCTGATCCCCAAGGGCGAGTTCCTCAACGGCTCGGCCCTGGAGAAGCTGCCGCAGGACAAGCGCATCGTGCTCCACTGCAAGTCGGGCGCGCGCTCGGCCGAGGCGCTGGCCGTGGTCAAGAACGCCGGGTTCGCCGACGCCGTACACGTCGGTGGCGGCGTTCTGAGCTGGGTCAAGACCGTCGACCCGAGCCTGCCCTCCTACTGA
- a CDS encoding alpha/beta fold hydrolase: protein MMAEPVPDWPGRMVGSVHVRSTSDQRGQREQAVFVHGLAGSATNWTDLMDELKDMVTGHALDLPGAGFSPAPADGDYTVAGHARAVTELMEHTGPAHLFGNSLGGAVAVRVAATRPDLVRSLTLVSPALPDLLPRYGPVRVAAAAVPVLGEWVASRLRLVPAEHRVNASVSMVWANTNGVHPLRLRDAIDELRRRDDLPYSGEAMIRSARGIVAEYFRRGEDNLWHQAAKVKASTLIVHGRHDRLVRPAMAAKAYRTFAQVRLVLLPTAGHVAMMEMPQVVAAEARRLIRETRLGNAPLAS, encoded by the coding sequence ATGATGGCGGAGCCGGTCCCGGACTGGCCGGGCCGCATGGTCGGCTCGGTGCACGTCCGATCGACGAGCGACCAGCGGGGACAACGCGAGCAGGCCGTCTTCGTACACGGCCTGGCCGGGTCGGCCACCAACTGGACCGACCTCATGGACGAGCTCAAGGACATGGTCACCGGCCACGCCCTCGACCTTCCCGGCGCGGGCTTCTCACCCGCCCCGGCCGACGGCGACTACACCGTCGCCGGCCACGCCAGGGCCGTGACCGAGCTGATGGAGCACACGGGCCCGGCCCACCTGTTCGGCAACTCGCTCGGGGGCGCGGTCGCCGTCCGGGTGGCCGCCACCCGCCCCGACCTGGTCCGCTCGCTCACCCTCGTCTCCCCGGCGCTGCCCGACCTGCTCCCCAGGTACGGCCCCGTCCGGGTGGCCGCCGCCGCGGTGCCCGTACTGGGCGAATGGGTGGCGAGCAGGCTCCGCCTGGTGCCCGCCGAGCACCGCGTCAACGCCTCCGTGTCCATGGTCTGGGCCAACACCAACGGCGTCCATCCCCTACGCCTGCGCGACGCGATCGACGAGCTCCGCAGGCGCGACGACCTCCCCTACTCGGGCGAGGCCATGATCAGGTCGGCCAGGGGCATCGTGGCCGAATACTTCCGCCGCGGCGAGGACAACCTGTGGCACCAGGCGGCCAAGGTCAAGGCTTCGACCCTGATCGTGCACGGCAGGCACGACCGGCTGGTCCGGCCCGCCATGGCCGCGAAGGCATACCGTACGTTCGCGCAGGTCCGGCTTGTCTTGCTGCCGACGGCGGGTCACGTGGCGATGATGGAGATGCCGCAGGTCGTGGCGGCGGAAGCACGCCGTCTGATCCGTGAGACTCGATTGGGGAATGCCCCACTCGCCAGCTAG